Proteins from a genomic interval of Clostridium scatologenes:
- a CDS encoding phage tail protein: MSDPFLGEIRAVGFNFAPMGWACCYGQQMTLAQNSALFSLFGIQFGGNGTTTFNLPDLRGRCIIGQGQGPGLSNMVMGQSAGRENTQLQVANMPLHNHTATISGTGAITFKMSGDQADSNDPTGAMFAKVKSGTNFQNAYDKTPSTVITMSPDSATLDTSKLTASISNTGSGAAFSIMQPYLVLNYIIATQGLYPTRD, encoded by the coding sequence ATGTCAGATCCGTTTTTAGGGGAAATAAGAGCAGTAGGTTTTAATTTTGCACCAATGGGGTGGGCATGTTGTTATGGACAACAGATGACGCTTGCGCAAAATAGTGCACTTTTTTCATTATTTGGAATTCAATTCGGAGGAAATGGAACAACAACTTTTAATCTTCCAGATTTGAGAGGAAGATGTATTATTGGTCAAGGACAAGGCCCAGGATTATCGAATATGGTAATGGGACAATCTGCAGGAAGAGAAAATACTCAATTACAGGTAGCTAATATGCCGCTGCATAATCATACTGCCACTATAAGTGGAACTGGAGCAATTACCTTTAAGATGAGTGGGGATCAAGCGGATTCCAATGATCCAACAGGGGCTATGTTTGCTAAGGTTAAATCTGGAACAAACTTTCAAAATGCTTATGACAAAACACCTAGCACAGTAATCACTATGTCACCAGACTCAGCAACACTTGATACTTCAAAGCTTACAGCATCTATTTCAAACACTGGATCAGGAGCAGCTTTTAGTATAATGCAGCCATATTTAGTTCTCAATTATATAATTGCAACACAGGGACTTTACCCTACTAGAGATTAA